AAATCCTTTACTGGTCGCTATTTATTCCGTTGGAGTCCTCTCAGCGATTTATGCAGGATACCTCCTTCCCGATTACCGCCTTACGGCCAGCCAACTATCCGGAATCATCAATGGAATTGCCACCATCCTGTTGGTTACTGTGGTGGATCCGGTTTCAGCCATGATCCAGGACGATACCCTGAAAGGGAAAAGGAGCGAGAGCGAATTGAAGACGGCAATCGGCTTTTTGGCCGCAGGTAAGTTCGTGGGGACCCTGCTTGCCCAGTTTCTCCTGCTTCCTGCAGCCGGGGTCATTGTTTTTCTGACCCGGCTGATAGCGTGAAAAGGATCTGCTGATGTCATGATGTAATATCGCCTCGCCGTTCTGGTAAAGATAATGGTGAGGTGAAAAAATGAAAAGGAAAACAGCCGGTTTTTTGGTTCTTGCTGCCTTTGGGCTGGTCGCTTTATTGTTGTATTACGGCCGATACGAATTAAGACTTGTTCCCAATGAACCTCATTTGAGGCCGGAACTGAAAGAGCCATCCCCTGGGGAACTGGATGCAAGATTTATGCTGGCGGGTGGGCCGGAACGGGACAACAGGGGCTTCCCGCAAAGAAGGATTGTCGACCTTGCTTCCCTCTTCCCGAATCTTTTTTTGAGGGAAGGACCGCAAAAAATAAAGAAGGTCGCTCTTACTTTTGACGACGGGCCTGATTCCGTGTATACACCGCAGATCCTGGACATTCTCAATGCGGAGAAAGTTAAAGGAACGTTTTTTCTCATCGGGAACCGGGCAAGACTTTTTCCGGCGGTGGTGAAAAGAATGGTGAAAGAAGGCCACGTTGTGG
This region of Peptococcaceae bacterium genomic DNA includes:
- a CDS encoding polysaccharide deacetylase family protein, translated to MKRKTAGFLVLAAFGLVALLLYYGRYELRLVPNEPHLRPELKEPSPGELDARFMLAGGPERDNRGFPQRRIVDLASLFPNLFLREGPQKIKKVALTFDDGPDSVYTPQILDILNAEKVKGTFFLIGNRARLFPAVVKRMVKEGHVVGNHSMTHPNIAKLKPEQVKKELLEAESALKNLIGYRTALFRSPYGSLEPETVKLIASYGYKVIAWNVDSLDWKSLSAEQVKYNILENVKEGSIILQHSSGSEKENLTGTVGALRDVIKTLKKEGYEFVTVPQLLNIPYKK